A single region of the Aquarana catesbeiana isolate 2022-GZ linkage group LG07, ASM4218655v1, whole genome shotgun sequence genome encodes:
- the LOC141102691 gene encoding galectin-1-like, with translation MADKAIRPGFHVDVEGFIPHGCKRFTINLGKDNGRNLVIHFDARFDSGGDRGKIVLNSMIGGTWGNEQKEGYFPFQTGSSTKVSFTFEQDKITVRLPSGSPFSFPIRFPISQITYVSVDELESKSITLQ, from the exons GCTATTAGACCTGGTTTCCACGTGGATGTGGAGGGCTTCATTCCTCATGGCTGTAAAAG GTTCACCATAAACTTGGGAAAAGATAATGGTCGGAATTTAGTGATACACTTTGATGCTCGATTTGACTCTGGTGGAGACAGGGGCAAAATAGTCTTGAACTCAATGATAGGCGGTACCTGGGGAAATGAGCAGAAGGAAGGCTACTTTCCCTTCCAGACGGGATCAAGCACCAAG GTTTCCTTCACATTTGAGCAAGACAAGATCACCGTACGATTGCCTTCTGGAAGTCCTTTCTCATTTCCAATCCGCTTTCCCATATCACAGATCACATACGTATCTGTGGATGAACTTGAGTCCAAGTCCATCACACTACAATGA